One Nostocoides sp. HKS02 genomic window carries:
- a CDS encoding single-stranded DNA-binding protein — MNEIYTTVQGRVVATPESRVTRGGVPFTAFRLASTVRRPNPQSREYEDGPTNFFSVTAFRTLGANVGNSLKKGDPVVVYGRMRVNQWMRSDNIPATSVEIDAYCVGHDLTWGTTELVRVSRAQVDQTDRLADEAVQSTHAGFERELLAEDADSDPYVLREGNAPGATEPAPGQFAHRDDDAPAADEKTDQPRLTAV, encoded by the coding sequence ATGAACGAGATCTACACCACGGTGCAGGGACGAGTCGTGGCCACGCCGGAGTCGCGCGTCACCCGCGGAGGCGTGCCGTTCACCGCCTTCCGGCTGGCGTCGACGGTGCGCCGGCCCAACCCGCAGTCGCGGGAGTACGAGGACGGCCCGACGAACTTCTTCAGCGTGACGGCCTTCCGCACACTCGGGGCCAACGTCGGCAACTCCCTGAAGAAGGGCGACCCGGTCGTGGTCTACGGCCGGATGCGCGTCAACCAGTGGATGCGCAGCGACAACATCCCCGCGACCTCGGTCGAGATCGACGCCTACTGCGTCGGCCACGACCTGACCTGGGGGACCACCGAGCTCGTGCGGGTGTCCCGCGCCCAGGTGGACCAGACTGACCGGCTTGCCGACGAGGCGGTCCAGAGCACGCACGCCGGGTTCGAACGAGAGCTCCTGGCCGAGGATGCCGACTCCGACCCCTACGTCCTGCGCGAGGGCAACGCGCCCGGGGCGACCGAGCCGGCGCCGGGGCAGTTCGCCCATCGCGACGACGACGCCCCCGCTGCGGACGAGAAGACGGACCAGCCCCGGCTCACCGCGGTGTGA
- a CDS encoding GTPase: MSPLKMGGAQVKALSAEELKLRSRSLSDALVAGGAQLDRVRVAAAHEVVTKVSERTAKAGDHTVVALAGATGSGKSSLFNALVGAPVALVGARRPTTSRPVAAVWGEQDATELLDWLAVSQRHHVESAPADGSSVGTLDGLVLLDLPDFDSRVIEHREEAARVLALVDVFVWVTDPQKYADARLHDDHLRVLATHDAVTVVVLNQSDRLTDDETKRVRADLARLAEVDGIGGVQVLATSATTGAGIADLRLRIAAAVAGHNAAKHRLAADIRAAAGRLRSDVADQEPSLSDAADTELVEALGRAAGIPTVVAAVERDYRNQAWGRTGWPFTRWVSALRPDPMKRLRLESRDAVDTKLAVTASDVRSVLGRSSLPPPSPAARASVELATRRVGDAAAEGLPPRWAEAVADAATPPGPDLADALDQAIVGTSLKMRPPLWWRVFGLSQLLLAAVAVLGLVWLVVLVVLGWLALPEVQPPRLGPLPYPLLMFAGGLLLGLALASLSRSLGRVGARRRGQHVRELLLGAVSTVAVDRIMAPVRAVLARHRDTRGALDRAAH; encoded by the coding sequence ATGAGCCCGTTGAAGATGGGCGGCGCCCAAGTCAAGGCGCTCAGCGCCGAGGAGCTCAAGCTGCGCTCGCGGTCGCTGAGCGACGCCCTGGTCGCGGGCGGCGCGCAGCTTGACCGGGTCCGGGTGGCCGCCGCTCACGAGGTTGTCACCAAGGTCTCCGAGCGGACGGCCAAGGCCGGGGACCACACCGTCGTGGCGCTCGCCGGCGCCACGGGTTCGGGCAAGTCGAGCCTGTTCAACGCCCTCGTCGGTGCGCCCGTCGCGCTCGTCGGCGCGCGTCGGCCCACCACGTCCCGGCCGGTGGCGGCGGTCTGGGGCGAGCAGGACGCCACCGAGCTGCTCGACTGGCTCGCCGTGTCGCAGCGCCACCACGTCGAGTCTGCTCCGGCCGACGGGTCGAGCGTCGGCACTCTCGACGGCCTCGTGCTGCTCGACCTGCCCGACTTCGACTCCCGGGTCATCGAGCACCGTGAGGAGGCTGCGCGGGTCCTCGCCCTGGTCGACGTGTTCGTCTGGGTGACCGACCCCCAGAAGTATGCCGATGCGCGCCTGCACGACGATCACCTGCGGGTCCTCGCGACCCATGACGCCGTGACTGTCGTCGTGCTCAACCAGTCCGACCGACTCACCGACGACGAGACGAAACGGGTGCGCGCCGACCTCGCGCGGCTCGCCGAGGTCGACGGCATCGGCGGCGTGCAGGTGCTCGCCACCTCAGCCACGACGGGTGCGGGTATCGCCGACCTCCGGTTGCGGATCGCCGCAGCGGTGGCAGGGCACAACGCCGCCAAGCACCGGCTGGCCGCCGACATCCGCGCCGCCGCCGGCCGGCTGCGCAGCGACGTGGCAGACCAGGAGCCCTCGCTGTCCGATGCCGCCGACACCGAGTTGGTCGAGGCCTTGGGCCGCGCCGCGGGCATCCCGACGGTGGTCGCCGCCGTCGAGCGCGACTATCGCAACCAGGCTTGGGGGCGCACCGGCTGGCCCTTCACCCGGTGGGTCTCGGCACTGCGCCCGGACCCGATGAAGCGGCTGCGGCTGGAGTCCCGCGACGCCGTCGACACCAAGCTGGCCGTCACGGCCTCAGACGTCCGCAGCGTGCTCGGCCGTTCCTCCCTGCCGCCGCCCTCGCCTGCGGCGCGCGCCAGCGTGGAGCTGGCCACCCGGCGGGTCGGCGACGCCGCTGCCGAGGGGCTGCCCCCGCGGTGGGCGGAGGCCGTTGCCGATGCCGCCACGCCACCTGGCCCGGACCTCGCCGACGCCCTCGACCAGGCCATCGTGGGCACCTCGCTGAAGATGCGCCCTCCGTTGTGGTGGCGGGTCTTCGGCCTCTCCCAGCTGCTGCTCGCCGCCGTCGCGGTGCTGGGACTGGTGTGGCTCGTGGTCCTGGTGGTGTTGGGGTGGCTCGCGCTGCCCGAGGTGCAGCCTCCGCGGCTCGGGCCGCTCCCGTACCCGTTGCTCATGTTCGCCGGTGGCCTGCTGCTGGGGCTGGCGCTCGCGTCGCTCAGCCGCAGCCTCGGGCGGGTCGGCGCGCGACGTCGGGGCCAGCACGTGCGTGAGCTCTTGCTGGGCGCCGTCTCGACGGTCGCCGTCGACCGGATCATGGCCCCGGTCCGGGCGGTCCTCGCCCGCCACCGCGACACCCGCGGAGCCCTCGACCGCGCCGCTCACTGA